One window of Sulfuricaulis sp. genomic DNA carries:
- a CDS encoding peptidoglycan DD-metalloendopeptidase family protein → MRIRAWPLLVLLLGTSVEAQPLPRENPVPGGIVIIPLGSDTEPAPVVQYDNQRVLVVSHAGKWQAVVGLPLSLAPGLQAIQVSDREGQQHEFSFTVQPKNYAEQRLTIKDKRMVEPSAEDLARITREQEIIRQLFTTWTDRPLNSLQFSQPARGRISSIFGLRRFFNDEPRQPHSGIDIAGPTGTPVAAPLAGTIVETGEYYFNGKTVFIDHGQGLISMLNHLSRILVRRGAHVNTGEKIGEIGMTGRVTGPHLHWTVSLNNSRVDPALFLPQDAMDNKN, encoded by the coding sequence ATGAGGATTAGGGCCTGGCCTCTGCTGGTCCTGTTGCTTGGCACCTCGGTTGAGGCGCAGCCCTTGCCGCGCGAAAATCCGGTACCGGGCGGTATCGTGATTATCCCGCTGGGTTCAGATACCGAGCCAGCACCCGTGGTGCAATACGACAACCAACGGGTCCTGGTTGTTTCACACGCCGGCAAGTGGCAAGCGGTAGTCGGCCTGCCCTTGTCCCTCGCCCCCGGTCTACAGGCCATTCAGGTCAGCGATCGCGAGGGCCAACAACATGAATTTTCATTTACCGTGCAGCCAAAAAACTATGCCGAGCAACGTCTAACCATCAAGGATAAACGCATGGTTGAGCCTTCAGCAGAGGACCTGGCGCGCATTACACGTGAGCAGGAAATCATCCGGCAGTTGTTTACCACCTGGACAGACCGCCCACTGAATTCCCTGCAGTTCTCCCAACCAGCGCGCGGTCGTATCAGCAGCATCTTCGGCCTGCGACGGTTCTTCAATGACGAACCGCGTCAGCCGCACAGCGGTATTGATATTGCCGGACCGACGGGTACACCCGTGGCAGCGCCCTTGGCGGGCACCATAGTGGAGACCGGTGAATATTATTTTAATGGCAAAACTGTTTTTATCGATCACGGCCAAGGGCTCATCAGCATGCTCAACCACCTGAGCCGCATCCTGGTCAGGCGCGGGGCGCATGTGAATACTGGCGAGAAAATTGGTGAGATCGGCATGACCGGACGGGTTACCGGTCCGCATCTGCACTGGACTGTCAGCCTCAATAACAGCCGGGTCGATCCAGCGCTGTTCCTGCCGCAAGACGCTATGGACAACAAGAATTAA
- a CDS encoding tetratricopeptide repeat protein, translating into MTAYEEQEDLDRLKTWWKTYGNSVIFGILLGVAILVGFRYWTQNKELKLHTAAGLYERMFQDVYAKKSGDALKSGELLINEYSSTPYAGMAGLMLARMDFEAGDAAKARERLQWVMEHADDAAVKHAARMRLARIHLGNGDKEAALVLLNVKDRAGFETEYEELKGDILVAQGQRDGARTAYREALKHLPTSSPYAPILNMKLDDLGPEKTP; encoded by the coding sequence TTGACTGCTTACGAAGAACAGGAAGATCTGGACAGACTCAAAACCTGGTGGAAGACCTACGGCAATTCAGTGATCTTCGGCATCCTGTTGGGCGTGGCCATTCTTGTCGGCTTCCGTTACTGGACTCAGAACAAGGAACTGAAGTTACATACCGCTGCTGGTCTTTATGAGCGCATGTTTCAGGATGTTTACGCTAAAAAATCCGGTGATGCCCTTAAATCGGGCGAATTACTGATCAACGAATATTCTTCTACGCCTTACGCCGGCATGGCCGGTCTGATGCTGGCGCGCATGGATTTCGAGGCCGGTGATGCAGCCAAGGCGCGGGAACGTTTGCAGTGGGTGATGGAGCACGCCGACGATGCTGCGGTCAAGCATGCCGCGCGCATGCGCTTGGCGCGTATTCATCTGGGCAATGGAGACAAGGAGGCGGCGCTTGTCCTTCTCAATGTCAAGGACCGCGCAGGTTTTGAGACTGAATACGAAGAACTGAAAGGGGATATTCTTGTGGCACAAGGCCAGCGCGATGGCGCTCGCACGGCCTACCGCGAGGCGCTTAAGCACTTGCCCACCAGCTCACCCTACGCGCCGATTCTTAATATGAAGCTCGATGATCTGGGACCGGAGAAGACGCCATGA
- a CDS encoding serine/threonine-protein kinase, whose amino-acid sequence MSAFHKSALQSGYRLAEYTIESVLGHGGFGITYLAHDTALGAQVAIKEYLPHEIANREDKTQVLPNPERDAVRDFQIGLKNFVKEARALARFKHPNIVRVLRYLEANGTAYMVMEYEEGQSLADYLRRNGPRLDEQTLLRVFIPILNGLTAVHEAEMLHLDIKPENIYLRKDGSPTLIDFGSARQGSAHIHKVALTHGYAPMEQYPDKGTPDPSTDVYAIGASMYRCVTGKKPDDSLERYEAVLKYQVDPLTPAVKAGGNSYQRNILECIDWAIQVYARDRPRSAREFQDALMGKGSRARSGNISQPATFKPRASASVYRRPPPATHSTRNGSSSAAVGWMAAGLMVASLTVAGFLYWSDIKTHLNLFESEPTSQPAPVAVSDNKTAVASAEPFVTARQAVSPVATPPETAVTYAATFPSVLAKTITDHQDWVQSVAFSPDGKWFASAGLDKTIRLWVAASGTALGTLRQSYAVNAVAISSGGKWLASAGDDGTVRLWEAKSGTLRGALSGPGYAVYAVVFSPDGKLVAAAGKDRLVFVWEVNDARRMYALEGHTGDIYSLAFSPDGKFLASGGADKTILVWNLTHGLEAIRMAGHKDKILSLAWAPNKKWLASGDSGQTVRVWDASNGTYIRTLTYNQAVLSLAYSPDSRWLASGLADKAIHMFDASDGALMKTLAGHQDHVQSLVFSPDGSQLVSGSRDKTVRLWKTKNP is encoded by the coding sequence GTGAGTGCATTTCATAAGAGCGCCCTCCAGTCAGGCTACCGGCTGGCGGAATACACAATTGAATCGGTTCTGGGCCATGGTGGTTTCGGAATCACTTACCTTGCACACGATACGGCGCTGGGTGCGCAGGTGGCCATCAAGGAATATCTACCGCACGAGATCGCCAATCGGGAAGACAAGACTCAGGTGCTCCCGAATCCCGAGCGCGATGCCGTACGCGATTTCCAGATCGGTCTGAAGAATTTCGTGAAGGAAGCGCGGGCGCTGGCGCGATTCAAGCACCCCAATATTGTCCGCGTATTGCGTTATCTCGAGGCCAATGGCACGGCTTACATGGTCATGGAGTACGAGGAAGGGCAGAGCCTGGCGGATTACCTCCGGCGCAACGGCCCACGCCTGGATGAGCAGACGCTTCTTCGTGTTTTCATCCCGATCCTTAATGGCCTGACAGCGGTGCACGAGGCTGAAATGTTGCATCTCGACATCAAGCCGGAGAATATTTACCTGCGCAAGGACGGCAGCCCGACATTAATTGACTTCGGATCGGCGCGTCAGGGTTCTGCCCATATACACAAAGTGGCGCTGACTCATGGTTATGCCCCGATGGAACAATATCCGGACAAGGGCACGCCGGATCCGTCGACCGACGTCTATGCGATCGGGGCTTCCATGTACCGTTGTGTCACCGGAAAAAAGCCCGACGATTCGCTGGAGCGCTATGAAGCCGTTTTGAAATATCAGGTGGATCCACTGACCCCGGCAGTGAAGGCCGGCGGAAATTCCTATCAACGCAACATTCTGGAATGTATCGACTGGGCCATACAGGTCTATGCCCGTGATCGGCCGCGATCGGCGCGTGAATTCCAGGATGCCCTCATGGGGAAAGGCAGTCGCGCACGTTCAGGCAACATCAGTCAGCCTGCGACTTTCAAGCCTCGGGCATCGGCGTCTGTTTACCGCCGTCCGCCACCTGCCACGCACAGTACCCGAAACGGTTCCAGTTCAGCCGCGGTGGGTTGGATGGCGGCGGGTCTGATGGTGGCCAGTTTGACTGTGGCAGGATTTTTATACTGGTCTGATATCAAGACGCATCTGAACCTTTTTGAAAGTGAACCAACCAGTCAACCGGCACCCGTTGCCGTGTCTGATAATAAGACCGCTGTTGCATCGGCTGAACCGTTTGTGACAGCACGTCAGGCGGTTTCCCCTGTGGCAACGCCACCCGAGACAGCCGTGACATACGCGGCGACCTTTCCGTCTGTGCTGGCGAAAACAATCACCGACCACCAGGACTGGGTGCAATCCGTGGCTTTTTCTCCAGACGGAAAGTGGTTCGCCTCGGCCGGTCTCGACAAGACTATCCGGCTTTGGGTTGCCGCCTCAGGCACAGCGCTCGGCACCTTGCGCCAGAGTTATGCCGTGAATGCGGTTGCCATTTCTTCCGGCGGGAAATGGCTGGCTTCCGCTGGGGACGATGGCACCGTGAGGTTGTGGGAGGCCAAATCAGGAACACTGCGCGGCGCCTTGAGTGGCCCGGGTTACGCGGTTTATGCCGTGGTGTTTTCTCCAGACGGGAAACTCGTTGCCGCCGCAGGCAAAGACCGTTTGGTGTTTGTGTGGGAGGTGAATGACGCTCGGCGCATGTATGCGCTGGAAGGGCACACGGGAGACATATATTCGCTTGCCTTCTCGCCGGATGGAAAATTCCTGGCCTCCGGCGGCGCAGATAAGACAATACTTGTCTGGAATTTAACCCACGGCCTCGAAGCGATCAGAATGGCCGGCCACAAAGACAAGATATTGTCGTTGGCATGGGCTCCGAATAAAAAGTGGCTGGCCTCTGGCGATTCGGGGCAGACGGTTCGCGTTTGGGACGCGAGCAATGGCACATATATTCGGACGTTGACGTACAATCAGGCTGTCCTGTCGCTGGCTTATTCCCCGGACAGCCGCTGGTTGGCCTCCGGCCTGGCTGACAAGGCGATTCATATGTTCGATGCCAGTGATGGAGCGCTGATGAAGACTCTGGCTGGCCACCAGGATCACGTTCAGTCCTTGGTATTTTCACCCGATGGATCGCAGCTGGTATCGGGCAGTCGCGACAAAACGGTCCGGCTTTGGAAGACCAAAAACCCCTGA
- the ispG gene encoding flavodoxin-dependent (E)-4-hydroxy-3-methylbut-2-enyl-diphosphate synthase, producing the protein MFCENPIKRRRSLRIMVGHVAVGGDAPVSVQSMTNTETTDVAATVAQIQALENAGADIVRVSIPTLDAAEAFGKIKQQVSVPLVTDIHFDYKIALRVAELGADCLRINPGNIGREDRVRAVVQAARDCGIPIRIGVNAGSLEKDLQKKYSEPTPEALVESALRHIDMLNKLDFQQFKVSVKASDVFMAVSAYRQLATQIEQPLHLGITEAGGFRSGAVKSAIGLGMLLAEGIGDTIRVSLAADPVEEVRVGFDILKALHIRSKGINLIACPSCSRQEFDVIATVNALEQRIEDIKEPLDVAVIGCCVNGPGEAKAAHIGLAGGNPNLLYINGKPDHKLGNEQLVDEIERVIREELQRRRERGVSTPEKKVFPIKQTG; encoded by the coding sequence CGCAGTCTGCGTATCATGGTTGGTCATGTTGCCGTCGGCGGCGACGCGCCGGTCAGCGTGCAGAGCATGACCAATACCGAGACCACAGACGTCGCCGCGACGGTGGCTCAGATCCAGGCGCTGGAAAATGCCGGCGCCGATATCGTGCGTGTCTCGATCCCGACCCTGGATGCCGCCGAGGCCTTCGGCAAGATCAAACAGCAGGTGTCCGTCCCGCTGGTGACGGACATCCACTTCGACTACAAGATTGCGCTGCGCGTGGCCGAGTTGGGCGCCGATTGCCTGCGCATCAATCCCGGGAACATCGGGCGCGAGGACCGCGTGCGTGCTGTCGTGCAAGCGGCACGCGACTGCGGCATCCCGATCCGCATCGGCGTGAACGCCGGGTCGCTGGAAAAGGATTTGCAAAAAAAATATAGCGAACCCACGCCGGAGGCGCTGGTGGAATCCGCGCTACGCCATATCGACATGTTGAACAAGCTCGACTTTCAGCAATTCAAGGTGAGCGTCAAGGCGTCGGATGTATTCATGGCCGTGTCGGCCTACCGGCAACTGGCCACGCAGATCGAACAACCGCTGCATCTTGGCATCACGGAGGCGGGGGGTTTCCGCTCCGGCGCCGTCAAATCTGCCATCGGCCTTGGCATGTTGCTGGCAGAAGGTATCGGCGACACCATCCGCGTATCGCTCGCGGCCGATCCGGTGGAAGAGGTGCGCGTAGGCTTCGACATCCTGAAGGCTCTGCACATACGCAGCAAGGGCATTAACCTCATTGCCTGCCCCTCCTGCTCGCGCCAGGAATTTGACGTCATTGCCACCGTGAATGCGCTGGAACAGCGGATTGAGGACATTAAGGAACCGCTCGACGTCGCCGTAATCGGTTGTTGCGTGAACGGTCCGGGTGAGGCCAAGGCCGCACACATCGGTCTGGCCGGAGGTAATCCGAATTTGCTCTATATCAATGGTAAACCTGATCACAAGCTCGGCAATGAACAATTGGTTGACGAGATTGAGCGCGTGATTCGCGAGGAGCTGCAACGACGTCGCGAACGGGGCGTGTCAACGCCGGAAAAGAAAGTTTTCCCCATCAAGCAGACTGGTTGA
- the bamB gene encoding outer membrane protein assembly factor BamB, translating to MNKTAVALCLLLLMPGCGGGKTVREEPAKLQEFTAEKRIVEIWTADSGASAVKKAVVLSPALDGDVIFTSDPKGRVRAFAADSGRERWETRVSQLVTGATAAGDGLVVVATKKGEVIALNRVDGRRLWTSNLSSLALAPAAISAGVVVVQSVDGKLTGLSAADGKRLWRHERTEPPLSLYGTARPVIVDDAVLTGFASGKVVALQIRSGKLLWELPVTQPQGRNEVERLVDVDVSPVVVRNVLYAANYQGKIIALDAQTGRILWSRDASTFSGMDSDANNIYLTDDRGNVLAFDQRTGASVWKQEQLRARQLNAPRYVDGLVVVGDFEGYVHWLSSDDGHVVARHRIGSSAVRAQVLVSDGKLYVSNQSGNIAALRLEKN from the coding sequence ATGAATAAAACCGCAGTGGCCTTGTGTCTTCTGTTGCTCATGCCAGGCTGTGGCGGCGGTAAAACAGTGCGCGAGGAACCGGCGAAACTTCAGGAATTCACCGCTGAAAAACGCATAGTGGAAATCTGGACAGCAGATAGTGGCGCGAGCGCGGTCAAGAAAGCCGTGGTCTTGTCACCTGCGCTGGATGGCGACGTGATCTTCACTTCTGACCCCAAGGGGCGAGTGCGTGCGTTCGCCGCTGATAGCGGCCGTGAACGGTGGGAGACACGTGTAAGTCAGCTGGTGACGGGAGCGACGGCCGCTGGTGACGGGTTGGTGGTGGTTGCCACGAAGAAAGGTGAAGTAATCGCGCTTAATCGTGTGGATGGCCGACGTCTCTGGACCAGCAACCTGTCGAGCCTGGCGCTGGCGCCAGCGGCAATCAGCGCCGGTGTCGTCGTGGTGCAATCGGTGGATGGCAAGCTCACGGGGCTGTCGGCGGCGGACGGCAAGCGTTTGTGGCGACACGAACGTACTGAGCCGCCACTCAGTCTGTATGGCACTGCCAGGCCCGTGATTGTCGACGATGCAGTATTGACCGGCTTTGCCAGCGGCAAGGTGGTTGCGCTTCAGATCCGCAGCGGCAAACTCCTGTGGGAACTGCCGGTGACTCAACCGCAGGGACGCAACGAAGTGGAGCGTCTGGTGGACGTTGACGTCTCACCGGTGGTGGTGCGCAACGTGCTGTATGCCGCCAACTATCAGGGCAAGATCATAGCTCTGGACGCGCAAACCGGCCGCATCCTGTGGTCGCGCGATGCGTCTACGTTCTCCGGCATGGATTCGGACGCGAACAATATTTATCTTACCGACGATCGCGGCAACGTGCTGGCCTTCGATCAGCGCACGGGAGCCAGCGTCTGGAAGCAGGAACAGTTGCGCGCACGCCAGTTGAATGCCCCGCGTTATGTAGATGGTCTGGTAGTCGTAGGAGACTTTGAAGGCTATGTTCACTGGTTGTCGAGTGACGACGGCCACGTTGTCGCACGTCATCGGATCGGCAGTAGCGCGGTCCGGGCCCAGGTACTGGTGAGTGATGGCAAGCTTTACGTAAGCAATCAATCAGGCAATATTGCCGCGCTGCGCCTTGAAAAGAATTAG
- the der gene encoding ribosome biogenesis GTPase Der: MKPVIVLIGRPNVGKSTLFNRLTRSRTALVADAPGLTRDRQYGDGRVGDRPYFVVDTGGVVSSLVAAKDHGDVKSGVTAQVRTALTEADAIILIMDAREGIHPADRELVADLRRQGKPVWIAVNKAEGRDPATAVAEFYALGFGEPTAISAAHGEGVEDLIQRVLEELPVADEIEQDENVPRIAVIGKPNVGKSTLVNAMLGEQRVVVCDEPGTTRDSIRVPLERDGRRYALIDTAGVRRRARIDDPLEKFSVLKTLQAIDEANVAILVIDAHAGVADQDASLAGYALEAGRALVVAVNKWDIVTESERTWAKREIERKLSFLDFARVHFISAHTGVGVGGLFRSADEAYASAHRIMTTPKLNRILQAAVTATPPPLVHGRRARPKYAHQGGKNPPRVVIHGNQVASLSKSYLRYLANTFRKAFHLIGTPVLIECRQEENPYQGKKTGISRDGRRKKRRRS, from the coding sequence ATGAAACCCGTTATCGTTCTTATCGGCCGGCCTAACGTCGGCAAGTCCACGCTTTTTAACCGTTTGACGCGCAGTCGCACGGCGTTGGTAGCCGATGCTCCGGGACTGACGCGCGATCGCCAGTATGGCGATGGTCGGGTCGGCGATCGTCCGTATTTTGTCGTTGATACCGGCGGCGTGGTTTCCAGTCTTGTCGCTGCAAAAGATCACGGTGATGTGAAATCCGGTGTTACCGCCCAGGTGCGTACCGCGCTGACAGAAGCCGATGCCATCATTCTTATCATGGATGCGCGCGAAGGCATTCATCCAGCCGATCGAGAACTGGTGGCGGACCTGCGGCGCCAGGGGAAGCCGGTGTGGATCGCGGTGAACAAGGCGGAAGGACGTGACCCCGCCACGGCAGTCGCGGAATTTTATGCCTTGGGGTTTGGGGAGCCGACGGCCATTTCCGCCGCGCACGGGGAGGGCGTGGAAGATTTGATCCAGCGAGTGCTGGAAGAGCTTCCGGTGGCAGATGAAATCGAGCAGGATGAAAATGTTCCGCGCATCGCCGTCATTGGTAAGCCCAATGTCGGCAAATCCACGCTGGTGAACGCGATGTTGGGTGAGCAGCGTGTGGTGGTGTGCGATGAGCCTGGCACCACGCGCGACAGCATCCGAGTGCCACTCGAACGCGATGGACGACGCTATGCACTTATTGATACTGCCGGAGTGCGCCGACGTGCGCGCATCGATGACCCGCTGGAAAAATTCTCGGTGCTCAAGACGCTCCAGGCCATTGACGAAGCGAATGTGGCCATACTGGTGATCGACGCGCATGCCGGTGTGGCCGATCAGGACGCCTCGTTGGCCGGTTATGCGCTGGAGGCCGGGCGCGCACTGGTGGTTGCTGTGAACAAATGGGACATCGTGACGGAGTCCGAGCGGACTTGGGCCAAGCGCGAAATAGAACGCAAGCTGTCGTTTCTCGATTTTGCCCGCGTACATTTCATTTCGGCGCACACCGGGGTGGGTGTGGGCGGCCTGTTTCGCTCGGCGGACGAGGCTTATGCCTCGGCCCACCGGATCATGACCACCCCGAAACTGAACCGTATCTTGCAGGCGGCGGTGACCGCTACACCGCCGCCCCTGGTCCATGGCCGACGCGCCCGCCCTAAATATGCTCACCAAGGTGGCAAGAACCCGCCCCGCGTGGTGATTCATGGCAATCAGGTGGCCTCGCTGTCCAAATCCTACCTCCGCTATCTCGCCAATACCTTTCGCAAGGCATTCCACCTGATTGGTACGCCGGTGCTGATCGAATGCCGCCAGGAAGAGAACCCGTATCAGGGCAAAAAAACCGGTATTAGCAGGGACGGACGCCGGAAAAAGCGCCGCCGCTCGTGA
- the xseA gene encoding exodeoxyribonuclease VII large subunit, with protein MFQGMEPISPATTPSRDVYTVSRLNREAKVLLEGSFPPIWIEGEISNLSRPASGHVYFTLKDAQAQVRCAFFRQHQRLLGIILKDGLRILARARVSLYEGRGDYQIIIEYMEDAGEGALRRAFDALKQRLLQEGLFDVAHKKPLPGLPRRLGIITSPSGAVLHDILTTLRRRFPGIAVLLYPVAVQGENAAEKIADAIRIAGKREDCDALILARGGGSLEDLQAFNEEIVARAIYACPIPIVCGVGHETDFTIADMVADARAPTPTAAAEMLSPDQQVWLAQFARFEARLFTGVQGQLRSHQQHLDWLGARLVHPRNYIALLQQNLKTLVQRLYLAEKTILRQARSEMQTIIARLHHQSPQPRLQALTLNHRHLYARLTTGMKRCLELADSRMRQLMQSLHTLSPLATLERGYAIVQRPNNNAIVTDARKIKSGDRVQARLAHGQLDCLVEKTHED; from the coding sequence ATGTTTCAAGGAATGGAACCCATTTCTCCCGCCACAACGCCATCACGCGACGTATACACAGTCTCGCGCCTGAACCGCGAAGCCAAGGTGCTGCTGGAAGGAAGCTTTCCGCCCATCTGGATTGAAGGCGAGATTTCCAATCTTTCCCGCCCCGCCTCAGGCCACGTCTACTTCACGCTCAAGGATGCACAGGCACAGGTCCGGTGCGCCTTCTTCCGTCAGCATCAGCGCCTGCTCGGTATCATACTCAAGGATGGTCTGCGCATACTGGCGCGTGCCCGTGTCAGCCTGTACGAGGGACGTGGTGATTATCAGATCATCATCGAATACATGGAAGATGCTGGTGAAGGCGCATTGCGGCGCGCCTTCGATGCACTCAAGCAGCGTTTGCTGCAAGAAGGTCTGTTCGATGTCGCGCATAAGAAACCCTTGCCCGGGCTTCCACGCCGCCTCGGCATTATCACCTCGCCTTCGGGCGCGGTGTTGCACGATATTCTCACGACATTGCGTCGTCGCTTTCCCGGAATTGCCGTGCTGCTTTATCCGGTAGCGGTGCAAGGCGAGAACGCGGCAGAAAAAATCGCCGACGCGATCCGGATCGCGGGCAAGCGCGAAGATTGCGATGCGCTGATTCTGGCGCGCGGTGGCGGCTCGCTTGAAGACCTGCAGGCCTTCAACGAAGAAATCGTGGCACGAGCCATTTACGCCTGTCCGATTCCAATCGTCTGCGGTGTCGGACATGAAACCGATTTCACCATCGCCGACATGGTGGCCGATGCGCGTGCGCCGACGCCCACGGCCGCCGCGGAAATGCTGAGCCCGGACCAGCAGGTGTGGCTGGCGCAATTTGCGCGCTTCGAAGCGCGTCTGTTCACCGGAGTACAAGGACAGCTGCGAAGCCATCAGCAACATCTCGACTGGCTCGGCGCGCGCCTGGTACACCCGCGTAACTACATCGCGCTCTTGCAGCAAAACCTCAAGACCCTTGTCCAGCGGCTTTATCTGGCAGAAAAAACTATCCTGCGTCAGGCACGGTCGGAGATGCAGACCATTATCGCGCGCTTACATCATCAATCGCCGCAACCACGATTACAGGCGCTGACGCTGAACCATCGTCATTTATATGCCCGGCTCACCACCGGCATGAAACGTTGTTTGGAATTGGCCGATTCGCGGATGCGTCAACTCATGCAAAGTCTGCATACCCTGAGCCCACTGGCCACGCTGGAACGTGGCTACGCCATTGTGCAACGGCCAAACAACAATGCCATTGTGACAGATGCCCGCAAAATCAAATCGGGAGATCGCGTACAGGCGCGACTGGCGCATGGCCAGCTGGATTGTCTGGTGGAAAAAACCCATGAGGATTAG
- the hisS gene encoding histidine--tRNA ligase, translating into MSKAIQAVRGMNDLLPEAVERWQRVEASARDVMCAYGYREIRLPLLEKSELFACSIGTQTDIVEKEMYSFEDRSGENLTLRPEGTAGCVRAGIENGFLHNQIQRLWYAGPMFRHERPQKGRYRQFHQIGVEAFGIESPDIDAELILMCARLWQTLGLDGLSLELNSLGTPESRTAYRTELMRYLSARRDQLDEDSLRRLEKNPMRILDSKNPAMREVIAGAPNLHDHLDEGSRGHFERLGEYLRESGVVFAINPRLVRGLDYYTRTVFEWTTDRLGAQSAVCAGGRYDGLVEHLGGKPTPAAGFAIGMERLVELLALQSDSHPAVRPHGYLILLGDEAEKRGLKLAESLRSAGFRIEHNCGGGGLKVQFKRADRSGARLALLIGEDEVRNASITIKNLRDGAQRSVAQSELIDLLLKDTPRGTAP; encoded by the coding sequence TTGAGCAAGGCCATACAGGCCGTACGGGGCATGAATGACCTGCTGCCGGAAGCGGTGGAACGCTGGCAACGGGTCGAAGCCAGCGCGCGTGACGTTATGTGCGCCTATGGTTACCGTGAAATCCGTCTGCCGTTACTGGAAAAATCCGAGCTCTTCGCGTGCTCCATCGGCACTCAAACCGATATTGTCGAGAAGGAGATGTACAGCTTCGAGGATCGCAGCGGTGAAAATCTCACCTTGCGGCCGGAGGGCACGGCTGGCTGTGTCCGCGCTGGCATCGAGAATGGATTTCTGCATAACCAGATCCAGCGTTTGTGGTATGCCGGTCCGATGTTCCGTCACGAACGCCCGCAAAAAGGCCGTTATCGCCAGTTCCACCAGATTGGCGTGGAGGCGTTCGGCATCGAGAGTCCGGATATCGATGCTGAGCTCATATTAATGTGCGCGCGCCTGTGGCAGACGTTGGGGCTGGATGGCCTGTCTCTGGAGCTCAACTCGCTGGGCACTCCGGAATCCCGGACGGCGTACCGGACCGAGCTGATGCGATACCTGTCAGCGCGACGCGACCAGTTGGACGAGGACAGCCTGCGCCGGCTCGAAAAAAACCCGATGCGTATACTCGACAGCAAGAATCCCGCGATGCGCGAAGTTATTGCTGGTGCGCCAAACCTGCACGATCATCTGGATGAAGGTTCGCGCGGCCATTTTGAACGTCTTGGCGAATACCTCCGTGAATCAGGCGTGGTCTTCGCTATCAATCCACGTCTGGTGCGCGGACTCGACTACTACACCCGCACTGTGTTCGAATGGACCACCGACCGGCTTGGCGCGCAGTCGGCTGTCTGCGCCGGTGGTCGCTATGACGGGCTGGTGGAGCATCTGGGCGGAAAGCCGACCCCGGCGGCCGGTTTTGCCATTGGCATGGAGCGGCTGGTTGAACTGTTGGCACTACAGAGCGATTCGCATCCAGCCGTTCGACCGCATGGTTATTTAATCCTGCTGGGTGATGAAGCTGAGAAGCGGGGCCTGAAGCTTGCCGAAAGCCTGCGTAGTGCGGGATTTCGTATCGAACACAACTGTGGCGGTGGCGGACTCAAGGTGCAGTTCAAGCGTGCGGACCGTAGCGGTGCACGCCTGGCGCTGTTGATCGGAGAAGATGAAGTCCGAAACGCTTCGATCACGATAAAAAATTTGCGTGACGGCGCACAACGCTCGGTTGCACAAAGCGAGCTAATCGATTTACTGCTTAAAGACACTCCACGAGGAACAGCACCTTGA